One genomic segment of Amycolatopsis sp. Hca4 includes these proteins:
- the ligD gene encoding non-homologous end-joining DNA ligase has translation MSAAVLLDVDGVEVKISSPDKVYFPERGETKLDLVEYYRAISGPLLARLGGRPLLLERYPDGAGGKNWFQKRVPKGAPPWLTTTVVSTPNGTTSDALVAKDLAHILWAVNLGCLGFHVWPYLADTPEVTDELRVDLDPSPGIGFDELREAAVLTRDFLAEHGIESHLKTSGSRGLHLYVVLEPRWDGFQVRAAAVALARALERRHPEKITAQWWKEERGTRVFVDFNQNAPHKTVFGTWCVRPRVGGQVSTPIGWDELDTVEPDALTLSTVPARVAERGDPWAGAGERPQSIEPLLELSERDMAAGLMDAPWPPVYPKMPNEPPRVAPSRAKKA, from the coding sequence ATGAGCGCGGCGGTCCTGCTCGACGTCGACGGCGTCGAGGTCAAGATCAGCAGCCCGGACAAGGTCTACTTCCCGGAGCGCGGCGAGACGAAGCTCGACCTGGTCGAGTACTACCGGGCGATTTCGGGGCCGCTGCTGGCCCGGCTCGGCGGCCGTCCGCTGCTGCTGGAGCGCTACCCGGACGGCGCCGGCGGCAAGAACTGGTTCCAGAAGCGCGTCCCGAAGGGCGCGCCGCCGTGGCTGACCACCACCGTCGTCTCGACGCCGAACGGCACGACGAGCGACGCGCTGGTGGCCAAGGACCTCGCGCACATCCTCTGGGCGGTGAACCTGGGCTGCCTCGGCTTCCACGTCTGGCCGTACCTCGCCGACACACCCGAGGTCACCGACGAACTGCGCGTCGACCTCGACCCCTCGCCCGGCATCGGTTTCGACGAGCTGCGCGAGGCCGCGGTGCTGACCAGGGATTTCCTGGCCGAGCACGGCATCGAAAGCCACCTGAAGACGTCGGGCTCGCGCGGGCTCCACCTGTACGTGGTGCTCGAGCCGCGCTGGGACGGCTTCCAGGTGCGGGCGGCCGCGGTCGCGCTGGCGCGGGCCCTCGAACGCCGTCACCCGGAGAAGATCACCGCCCAGTGGTGGAAAGAGGAGCGCGGCACCCGCGTGTTCGTCGACTTCAACCAGAACGCCCCGCACAAGACCGTGTTCGGCACCTGGTGCGTGCGCCCGCGCGTCGGCGGCCAGGTGTCCACGCCGATCGGCTGGGACGAGCTGGACACCGTCGAGCCCGACGCGCTGACGCTGAGCACGGTGCCCGCCAGGGTGGCCGAGCGCGGCGATCCGTGGGCCGGCGCGGGGGAGCGGCCGCAGTCCATCGAGCCGCTGCTGGAACTGTCCGAACGCGACATGGCGGCCGGGCTGATGGACGCGCCGTGGCCGCCGGTGTACCCGAAGATGCCCAACGAGCCGCCGCGGGTGGCGCCGAGCCGCGCGAAGAAGGCGTGA
- a CDS encoding ATP-dependent DNA ligase, producing the protein MDLPVMPPVRPMLAKSVHEVPRAPGLLYEPKWDGFRCVVFRDGDEIELGSRNDRPLTRYFPELVELLAAALPPRCVVDGEIVLVTPAGLDFEVLQLRLHPAASRVRKLAEETPASFIAFDLLALGDTDLTEQPFRERRKQLESVLSTNAEGLQRVHLTPLSEDPAQAEDWFTRFEGAGFDGVMAKPGDLPYEQDKRVMLKVKHERTADCVVTGFRWHKDGVGVGSLLLGLFDGEGVLHHVGVASSFTKARRAELVEELAPLRENALEDHPWRSWAEYEPEPGRQPGANSRWAPQKDLSWEPLRPEWVAEVRYEHLQSGRFRHGGRLVRFRPDRTPESCTYAQLDEAPPAELAKLFGEAR; encoded by the coding sequence GTGGACTTGCCCGTCATGCCGCCGGTGCGGCCGATGCTCGCGAAATCGGTGCACGAGGTACCTCGTGCACCGGGGCTGCTGTACGAGCCGAAGTGGGACGGCTTCCGCTGCGTCGTGTTCCGCGACGGCGACGAGATCGAGCTCGGCTCCCGCAACGACCGCCCGCTGACCCGCTACTTCCCGGAGCTGGTGGAGCTGCTGGCCGCCGCGCTGCCGCCCCGGTGCGTCGTGGACGGCGAGATCGTGCTGGTCACGCCGGCCGGGCTCGACTTCGAGGTGCTGCAGCTGCGGCTGCACCCGGCGGCTTCGCGGGTGCGCAAGCTGGCCGAGGAGACGCCGGCCAGCTTCATCGCCTTCGACCTGCTCGCCCTCGGCGACACCGACCTCACCGAGCAGCCGTTCCGCGAGCGGCGCAAGCAGCTGGAAAGCGTGCTGTCCACGAACGCCGAAGGGCTGCAACGCGTCCACCTCACGCCGCTGAGCGAAGACCCGGCGCAGGCCGAGGACTGGTTCACCCGGTTCGAGGGCGCGGGCTTCGACGGTGTCATGGCCAAGCCCGGCGACCTGCCGTACGAACAGGACAAGCGGGTGATGCTCAAGGTCAAGCACGAGCGCACCGCCGACTGCGTCGTCACCGGGTTCCGCTGGCACAAGGACGGTGTGGGCGTCGGTTCACTGCTGCTCGGGTTGTTCGACGGCGAGGGCGTCCTGCACCACGTCGGGGTGGCCAGCAGCTTCACCAAGGCCCGCCGCGCCGAGCTGGTCGAGGAGCTCGCGCCGCTGCGCGAGAACGCCCTGGAAGACCACCCGTGGCGGTCCTGGGCCGAATACGAGCCCGAGCCCGGGCGGCAACCGGGCGCGAACAGCCGGTGGGCGCCGCAGAAGGACCTGTCGTGGGAGCCGCTGCGGCCGGAGTGGGTGGCGGAGGTGCGTTACGAGCACCTGCAGAGCGGCCGGTTCCGGCACGGCGGACGGCTGGTCCGCTTCCGGCCCGACCGCACGCCGGAGTCCTGCACGTACGCCCAGCTCGACGAGGCACCGCCCGCCGAACTCGCGAAGCTGTTCGGGGAGGCGCGATGA
- a CDS encoding DinB family protein, with product MTTERPAPPLTGGEREMLRTFLDFHRATLAMKCDGLSDEDLRRASSPPSTLSLLGLVRHMAEVERTWFRRVINAEDVPLVWSDENDFQAAYDASSSTRSEAFAAWEAEVEQSRKIEEAAESLDVTGHQPRWGEDVSLRLVMLHMIHEYARHNGHADFLREAIDGVTGA from the coding sequence GTGACCACCGAACGCCCCGCACCGCCCCTGACCGGGGGCGAGCGCGAAATGCTCCGCACCTTCCTCGACTTCCACCGCGCCACCCTCGCGATGAAGTGCGACGGACTGTCCGACGAGGACCTCCGCCGGGCCTCGAGCCCGCCGTCGACCCTCTCGCTGCTCGGCCTGGTCCGGCACATGGCCGAGGTCGAGCGCACCTGGTTCCGGCGGGTGATCAACGCCGAGGACGTCCCGCTGGTGTGGTCGGACGAGAACGACTTCCAGGCCGCCTACGACGCGAGTTCGTCGACGCGGTCGGAGGCCTTCGCGGCGTGGGAAGCCGAGGTCGAGCAGTCACGCAAGATCGAGGAGGCGGCCGAGTCGCTCGACGTCACCGGCCACCAGCCGCGCTGGGGCGAGGACGTCTCGCTGCGGCTGGTGATGCTGCACATGATCCACGAGTACGCCCGGCACAACGGCCACGCGGACTTCCTGCGCGAGGCCATCGACGGCGTCACGGGCGCCTGA
- a CDS encoding squalene cyclase, with the protein MDVLAWLRDSDPALRWQVERDLAGEPAPVWEATRARVAEEGFGARLLAAQDPDGQWASGAFFPAGFRGDEPQPWTATTWSLNALREWGVDASVLTGTAELLAANSRWEYEDLPYWDGEVDVCINAWTLANGVWLGADVEGIAEWFVEHRLPDGGWNCEWVEGSARSSVHSTLNALKGLLAHETATGGTPATRAARSAGEEYLLERGLFRRRSTGEPIGPWVREFGYPFRWRYDVLNATCYFRDAGRRDERLAEAIELVRAARQPDGTWLQQRTDPGRVWFEVDAPAGQPSKWLTLSATRVLDWWDAR; encoded by the coding sequence ATGGACGTGCTCGCCTGGTTGCGCGACTCCGATCCGGCCCTGCGCTGGCAGGTGGAGCGCGACCTGGCGGGCGAGCCGGCCCCGGTCTGGGAAGCGACGCGGGCCCGGGTGGCCGAGGAGGGGTTCGGCGCGCGGCTGCTGGCCGCGCAGGACCCCGACGGCCAGTGGGCGAGCGGCGCGTTCTTCCCCGCGGGCTTCCGCGGCGACGAACCGCAGCCCTGGACCGCGACGACGTGGTCGCTCAATGCCCTGCGCGAATGGGGCGTCGACGCTTCGGTGCTGACCGGTACAGCCGAGCTGCTGGCCGCGAACAGCCGGTGGGAGTACGAAGACCTGCCCTACTGGGACGGCGAGGTCGACGTCTGCATCAACGCGTGGACCCTGGCCAACGGGGTGTGGCTCGGCGCGGACGTCGAGGGCATCGCGGAGTGGTTCGTCGAGCACCGGCTCCCCGACGGAGGTTGGAACTGCGAGTGGGTCGAAGGCTCGGCGCGCTCCTCGGTCCACTCGACGCTCAACGCGCTCAAGGGACTGCTCGCGCACGAGACGGCGACCGGAGGCACCCCGGCGACCCGGGCGGCCCGCTCGGCGGGTGAGGAGTACCTGCTGGAACGCGGCCTGTTCCGCCGCCGGTCCACCGGCGAGCCGATCGGGCCGTGGGTGCGCGAGTTCGGCTACCCGTTCCGCTGGCGCTACGACGTGCTCAACGCGACCTGCTACTTCCGCGACGCCGGGCGCCGGGACGAGCGGCTGGCCGAAGCGATCGAGCTGGTGCGCGCGGCGCGGCAGCCCGACGGGACGTGGCTGCAGCAGCGCACCGATCCCGGCCGGGTGTGGTTCGAGGTGGACGCCCCGGCCGGGCAGCCGTCGAAGTGGCTGACGCTCTCCGCCACCCGCGTCCTGGACTGGTGGGACGCCCGCTAG
- a CDS encoding DUF1015 family protein has translation MSDWIRPIGRGWVVRDAVPGPDVDEFAEPERVIAALAAPGAADSLLAVQHPARTPAALARGLDLAAAVPVARAVLERLRKRFYRPVRTVVAPYRIEGPDGVALGLLCLVDPAAVADDGAARVRHTEDVYPDVVAERAAVLAGLGCATSAALLVPAAGGEELTAQVEQACAGLGLPDLSTSDGAGRRHDLWVVPEGPLQSRLLAAVAGADLLVADGNHRVAAAAAAGHGALLALVTAGPALEIGAIHRVLTGTGLGPDDLVTRWRAAGLDVRHAEDAVPVTGEVVVRAGGAVLRVPLPAPDGPRPVIDHEVVEQVLFARALGVDPDGPCVRPLPAGRPLPPDADAVVLLAPVSYADVLAVHAAGRRMPRKATYFTPKPRSGLVLAQL, from the coding sequence ATGAGCGACTGGATCCGGCCGATCGGGCGGGGCTGGGTGGTCCGCGACGCGGTCCCCGGCCCCGACGTCGACGAGTTCGCCGAGCCCGAGCGGGTGATCGCCGCGCTGGCCGCGCCCGGAGCGGCGGACAGCCTGCTGGCCGTGCAGCACCCCGCCCGCACGCCCGCCGCGCTGGCCCGCGGTCTCGACCTGGCGGCCGCCGTCCCGGTGGCCCGTGCCGTGCTCGAACGGCTGCGCAAGCGGTTCTACCGGCCGGTCCGCACCGTCGTCGCGCCCTACCGGATCGAAGGGCCGGACGGGGTGGCGCTCGGCCTGCTCTGCCTGGTCGACCCGGCGGCGGTGGCCGACGACGGTGCCGCGCGCGTCCGGCACACCGAAGACGTCTACCCCGACGTCGTCGCCGAACGGGCCGCGGTGCTCGCCGGCCTCGGGTGCGCGACGAGTGCCGCGCTGCTCGTCCCGGCCGCCGGCGGCGAGGAGCTGACCGCGCAGGTCGAGCAGGCCTGCGCCGGGCTCGGCCTGCCCGATCTGTCCACTTCGGACGGGGCCGGCCGGCGGCACGACCTGTGGGTGGTCCCCGAAGGCCCGCTGCAGAGCCGCCTGCTGGCCGCGGTGGCCGGCGCGGACCTCCTGGTCGCCGACGGCAACCACCGCGTGGCCGCCGCGGCAGCGGCCGGCCACGGCGCGCTGCTCGCCCTGGTCACCGCGGGACCGGCACTGGAGATCGGCGCGATCCACCGCGTCCTGACCGGCACCGGCCTCGGCCCGGACGACCTGGTGACGCGCTGGCGCGCGGCCGGCCTGGACGTCCGCCACGCCGAGGACGCGGTGCCGGTCACCGGCGAGGTCGTGGTGCGGGCAGGCGGAGCCGTGCTGCGGGTGCCGCTCCCGGCCCCGGACGGGCCGCGCCCGGTGATCGACCACGAGGTCGTCGAGCAGGTCCTGTTCGCCCGCGCGCTCGGCGTCGACCCGGACGGCCCGTGCGTCCGCCCGCTCCCGGCGGGACGCCCGCTGCCCCCGGACGCGGACGCGGTGGTGCTGCTGGCCCCGGTGAGCTACGCGGATGTCCTGGCCGTGCACGCGGCCGGCCGCCGGATGCCGCGCAAGGCCACGTATTTCACGCCGAAGCCGCGCAGCGGGCTGGTGCTGGCCCAGCTCTAG
- a CDS encoding MDR family MFS transporter — protein sequence MTTSAATRGVGFRSDRGPVLIAVMLSTALVALDSTIIATAVPSVVRDLGGFAQFPWLFSIYLLTQAVTVPLYGKFADQLGRRPVMFFGIAAFLVGSVLCGAAWSMPVLIAARAVQGIGAGAIQPMSMTIIGDLYTVEERARVQGYVASVWGAASVIGPTLGGLFAEYLDWRWIFFINLPLGAIAALMLFRGFAERVERKPHKVDYLGAGLLTVGCSLLILGLLEGGVAWAWGSVPSVAIFVVGVLLLVAFVLVEKRAVEPVLPLWVFTRRVLVGGNLVAVVVGAVLMGLTSYLPTYAQGVLGAGALVAGFAVAALTVGWPISASLAGKIYLRIGFRDTALIGSVFIIAGGVLVALLGAGSSLWAAAFAAFVLGLGLGLAASPTLVAIQSVVGWDRRGVVTATNLFSRSLGSAVGAAVFGAIANATLAARFASPPAEVGPLPPSVDATSLVLGGHADNSPAAVFVRGALADATHYVFLGLLAVAVLSVGALLLMPRKTEQLEF from the coding sequence ATGACGACGTCCGCCGCCACCCGGGGGGTCGGTTTCCGGTCCGACCGCGGCCCGGTGCTGATCGCGGTCATGCTGAGCACCGCACTGGTCGCGCTGGACAGCACGATCATCGCGACCGCCGTCCCGTCGGTGGTGCGCGACCTCGGCGGGTTCGCGCAGTTCCCGTGGCTGTTCTCGATCTACCTGCTCACCCAGGCCGTGACGGTGCCGCTGTACGGCAAGTTCGCCGACCAGCTCGGCCGCCGCCCGGTGATGTTCTTCGGGATCGCCGCGTTCCTGGTCGGCTCGGTCCTGTGCGGCGCGGCCTGGAGCATGCCGGTGCTGATCGCCGCCCGCGCGGTCCAGGGCATCGGCGCCGGCGCGATCCAGCCGATGTCGATGACGATCATCGGCGACCTGTACACGGTGGAGGAACGCGCCAGGGTGCAGGGTTACGTGGCCAGCGTCTGGGGCGCGGCGTCGGTGATCGGCCCGACGCTCGGCGGCCTGTTCGCCGAGTACCTGGACTGGCGCTGGATCTTCTTCATCAACCTGCCGCTGGGCGCGATCGCGGCGCTGATGCTGTTCCGCGGCTTCGCCGAGCGCGTGGAGCGCAAGCCGCACAAGGTCGACTACCTAGGTGCGGGCCTGCTCACGGTCGGTTGTTCCCTGCTCATCCTCGGTCTGCTCGAGGGCGGCGTGGCGTGGGCGTGGGGTTCCGTGCCGAGTGTGGCGATCTTCGTCGTGGGCGTGCTGCTGCTGGTGGCGTTCGTGCTGGTGGAGAAGCGTGCGGTGGAGCCGGTGCTGCCGCTGTGGGTGTTCACCCGCCGGGTCCTGGTGGGCGGCAACCTGGTGGCGGTGGTGGTCGGCGCAGTCCTGATGGGGCTGACGTCCTACTTGCCGACGTACGCGCAGGGCGTGCTCGGCGCGGGCGCGCTGGTGGCGGGCTTCGCGGTGGCGGCGCTGACGGTGGGCTGGCCGATTTCGGCGTCGCTGGCGGGCAAGATCTACCTGCGCATCGGCTTCCGCGACACGGCGTTGATCGGCAGCGTGTTCATCATCGCGGGCGGCGTCCTGGTGGCACTGCTGGGCGCGGGATCGTCCCTGTGGGCGGCGGCTTTCGCGGCGTTCGTGCTCGGGCTGGGTCTCGGCCTGGCGGCGAGCCCGACGCTGGTGGCGATCCAGTCGGTGGTCGGCTGGGACCGCCGCGGAGTGGTGACGGCGACGAACCTGTTCAGCCGGTCCCTGGGCAGCGCGGTCGGGGCGGCGGTGTTCGGGGCGATCGCGAACGCGACACTGGCGGCCCGGTTCGCTTCGCCGCCGGCGGAGGTGGGTCCGTTGCCGCCATCGGTGGACGCGACGAGCCTGGTACTGGGCGGCCACGCGGACAATTCCCCGGCGGCGGTGTTCGTGCGCGGGGCGTTGGCGGATGCGACGCACTACGTGTTCTTGGGTTTGCTGGCGGTGGCTGTTCTGTCGGTGGGGGCGTTGCTGCTGATGCCGCGGAAGACCGAACAACTGGAGTTCTGA
- a CDS encoding DUF397 domain-containing protein, translating into MKSSASGSGTQGDDCVEVARTSEHVLIRDSKQPDTWLSLPPGSWLAFLRRL; encoded by the coding sequence GTGAAGAGTTCGGCGAGCGGTAGCGGCACACAGGGAGACGATTGCGTCGAGGTCGCCCGAACTTCCGAGCACGTGCTCATCCGCGATTCGAAGCAGCCTGACACCTGGCTCTCGTTGCCCCCCGGAAGCTGGCTGGCGTTCTTGCGCCGACTCTGA
- a CDS encoding helix-turn-helix transcriptional regulator: protein MTRAHSPVVSQRRVLAEIREAREALQLTQKDVAEALDWSTSKLIRIENGTVGLSITDLKALLLHYGITDRDRVETYVAMAKAGREPGWWDQFKRTSSPEFVKFLGLESAAVILRQYQLHLVPGLLQVPEYTRSLTAQVTGDAEVQERRIRLRTQRQARLEDPELEHFFILDESVLHRRVTDGESWGTQLRHLREVAERPNVTLQVLPFKAGWVEGMQSSFELLQLSEQTNDLFLNLEQPDGDVFFDDVIGAEKAAQFIRIFYRLEDAALSPEETPDFIDKMLHRLED, encoded by the coding sequence ATGACTAGGGCGCACTCGCCAGTGGTCAGCCAGCGGCGTGTGCTGGCGGAGATAAGAGAGGCGCGTGAGGCCCTGCAGCTCACCCAGAAGGACGTCGCCGAGGCACTGGACTGGTCGACTTCGAAGCTGATCCGCATCGAAAACGGCACCGTGGGCCTGTCGATCACCGATCTCAAGGCGCTTCTGCTGCACTACGGCATCACCGACCGGGACCGCGTCGAAACCTACGTCGCCATGGCCAAGGCCGGCCGGGAGCCGGGCTGGTGGGACCAATTCAAGCGCACCAGCAGCCCGGAATTCGTGAAATTCCTCGGCCTCGAATCGGCCGCGGTCATCCTTCGCCAGTACCAGCTGCACCTGGTGCCGGGGCTGTTGCAAGTGCCCGAGTACACCCGTTCGCTGACGGCGCAGGTCACCGGGGACGCCGAGGTCCAGGAGCGGCGGATCAGGCTGCGCACGCAGCGGCAGGCGCGGCTCGAAGACCCCGAACTCGAGCACTTCTTCATCCTCGACGAATCCGTGCTGCACCGCCGCGTCACCGACGGCGAGAGCTGGGGAACCCAGCTGCGCCACCTCCGCGAAGTGGCCGAGAGGCCCAACGTGACCTTGCAGGTCCTGCCGTTCAAAGCCGGGTGGGTGGAAGGGATGCAGAGTTCCTTCGAGCTGCTCCAGCTGTCCGAGCAGACCAACGACCTGTTCCTCAACCTGGAGCAACCCGACGGCGACGTCTTCTTCGACGACGTCATCGGCGCCGAAAAGGCCGCCCAGTTCATCCGGATCTTCTACCGGCTCGAAGACGCCGCCCTCAGCCCCGAAGAAACGCCCGACTTCATCGACAAGATGCTGCACCGGCTGGAGGACTGA
- a CDS encoding tetratricopeptide repeat protein, with protein sequence MHNHIDGGAAGVVLQAGTITGDVWVAAPRSPHPVPRQLPPSPSHFTSRAAELAALDEVAGQETGGQPALAVLIGPGGVGKTAVAVTWGSRHAGRYPDGQLYADLRGFSPGTAVLPDEALGAFLRALGVAPEHVPPGLAEQAALFRTLTAGRRLLVLLDNALSAAQVRPLIPASAGCTVVVTSRLRLDGLVSEGARFLDVAPLAQPHAVELVVNAVGRTRVAGELDDVAELATLCGRLPIALRVAAARLASRPRWPVARVVAELGDENSRLSRLSAEGEAPVAATFDWSYRALPEPAAKLYRLLGEFPGASFGVDVAVAATELADPADGLQQLVDASLLEEVDERRYRFHDLVRLHARAQRDDDRFEVLPRVATWYLHAMTRANMVAIPIRWRVSPVCEQYRTSPPAFGSGRAALDWLDEQLPNVLAVLEEAAAQRHDEVAWQLCEALWELFLHRKHFPLWLRSHEIGIGAAQRCRNVVAESRLRCQLGRAYLDLGRFEAAEQECGRALELARAAGSRHNESVALDQLGTAAQGRGDVAAAIACYTGSLEIEAELGIDRGVAQRHRRIGEVLAKADRDPEALAHLERARRMFADMGDEKDEAKVLVGLARLDARAGDVPAARRRLERAWAVLSESGSAVYQADVLVGFADVAEHGDDPAAARGHLAEALKLYEQVGGPQVTRVRARLQRYAAEVGEPAATEDPEVGGDAGEGAVDHGEATGAVPDDRADGGDGEPGQAGE encoded by the coding sequence GTGCACAACCACATCGACGGTGGCGCAGCCGGGGTGGTGCTGCAGGCCGGGACCATCACCGGCGACGTCTGGGTGGCCGCCCCGCGGTCACCGCACCCGGTGCCCCGGCAGCTGCCGCCGTCGCCGTCGCACTTCACGAGCCGGGCGGCCGAGCTCGCGGCGCTGGACGAAGTCGCCGGGCAGGAAACCGGGGGACAGCCCGCGCTCGCCGTGCTGATCGGGCCGGGCGGGGTCGGCAAGACCGCGGTCGCCGTCACCTGGGGCAGCAGGCACGCCGGGCGCTACCCCGACGGCCAGCTCTACGCCGACCTGCGCGGCTTCTCGCCGGGCACCGCGGTCCTGCCGGACGAGGCACTCGGCGCGTTCCTGCGCGCTTTGGGCGTCGCGCCCGAGCACGTCCCGCCCGGCTTGGCCGAGCAGGCGGCGCTGTTCCGGACGCTGACCGCGGGCCGACGGCTGCTCGTCCTGCTGGACAACGCCTTGTCGGCGGCCCAGGTCCGGCCGCTGATCCCCGCGTCCGCGGGCTGCACGGTGGTGGTGACCAGCCGGCTGCGGCTGGACGGGCTGGTGTCCGAAGGCGCGCGGTTCCTCGACGTGGCGCCGCTCGCGCAGCCGCACGCCGTGGAGCTGGTGGTGAACGCGGTCGGCCGGACCCGGGTCGCCGGCGAGCTCGACGACGTCGCCGAGCTGGCCACGCTGTGCGGGCGGCTGCCGATCGCGCTGCGCGTCGCGGCCGCCCGGCTGGCGTCCCGGCCCCGGTGGCCGGTGGCGCGGGTGGTCGCCGAGCTGGGCGACGAGAACTCGCGGCTGAGCCGGCTCTCGGCGGAGGGCGAAGCCCCGGTGGCGGCGACGTTCGACTGGTCCTACCGGGCGCTGCCGGAACCGGCGGCGAAGCTGTACCGCCTGCTGGGCGAGTTCCCGGGCGCGTCGTTCGGCGTCGACGTCGCGGTGGCGGCGACCGAGCTGGCCGACCCGGCCGACGGCCTGCAGCAGCTGGTCGACGCGAGCCTCCTGGAAGAGGTCGACGAGCGGCGCTACCGCTTCCACGACCTCGTCCGGCTGCACGCCCGCGCCCAGCGCGACGACGACCGCTTCGAGGTCCTGCCGCGGGTGGCGACCTGGTACCTGCACGCGATGACGCGGGCGAACATGGTGGCCATCCCGATCCGCTGGCGGGTCAGCCCGGTGTGCGAGCAGTACCGCACCAGCCCACCCGCGTTCGGCTCCGGCCGGGCGGCGCTCGACTGGCTCGACGAGCAGCTGCCGAACGTGCTGGCGGTGCTCGAGGAAGCCGCCGCGCAGCGGCACGACGAGGTGGCCTGGCAGCTGTGCGAGGCGTTGTGGGAGCTGTTCCTGCACCGGAAGCACTTCCCCCTGTGGCTGCGCTCGCACGAGATCGGGATCGGCGCGGCGCAGCGGTGCCGGAACGTCGTCGCGGAGTCCCGGCTGCGCTGCCAGCTGGGGCGCGCGTACCTCGATCTGGGCCGCTTCGAGGCGGCGGAGCAGGAGTGCGGCCGCGCGCTGGAGCTGGCCCGGGCGGCGGGGAGCAGGCACAACGAGTCGGTCGCGCTGGACCAGCTGGGCACGGCGGCGCAGGGCCGTGGCGACGTCGCGGCGGCGATCGCCTGCTACACCGGCAGCCTGGAGATCGAAGCCGAACTGGGCATCGACCGCGGCGTCGCCCAGCGGCACCGCCGGATCGGCGAGGTGCTGGCGAAGGCGGACCGTGATCCCGAAGCGTTGGCGCACCTCGAGCGCGCCCGCCGGATGTTCGCCGACATGGGGGACGAGAAGGACGAGGCGAAGGTCCTGGTGGGGCTCGCCCGCCTGGACGCCCGCGCCGGCGATGTCCCGGCGGCGCGGCGGCGTCTGGAGCGGGCGTGGGCGGTGCTGTCCGAATCGGGGTCAGCGGTCTACCAGGCGGACGTCCTGGTCGGCTTCGCCGACGTGGCGGAGCACGGCGACGACCCCGCCGCGGCGCGGGGTCACCTCGCCGAGGCGCTGAAGCTCTACGAGCAGGTCGGCGGGCCGCAGGTGACGCGGGTCCGGGCCCGGCTGCAGCGTTACGCCGCCGAGGTCGGCGAGCCGGCGGCCACCGAGGACCCAGAGGTGGGCGGCGATGCCGGCGAGGGCGCTGTCGACCACGGCGAGGCCACCGGAGCGGTCCCCGACGACCGGGCCGACGGCGGCGACGGAGAGCCCGGGCAAGCCGGCGAATGA
- a CDS encoding TIGR03854 family LLM class F420-dependent oxidoreductase encodes MLKIRLGVAPAAGTGPAEFAGLAARLEDAGVDSLWLSELVYSPEVDPMIGMTHALARTSKLKVGTGVAILPGRHPVLVAKQLLTLAGLAPKRVLPVFGLRPARAAEAGLFPVPPGRRAAVFDESLVLLRRLLEEDEVSFDGEFFQVDGVRLGPRPQKHLDVWLGGSAPAALRRTGRLADGWLGSFHTPSQARDARIAIQRAAAEAGREIEEDHFGLSLAVADQGIPAALAAAAARRNPGAAVADLVATSWPEARRLVEQHIEAGLSKFVIRPVHGDFDGFLEKFRAELVPLQN; translated from the coding sequence TTGCTGAAGATCAGGCTGGGCGTCGCGCCCGCGGCCGGGACCGGGCCGGCGGAGTTCGCCGGGCTCGCCGCCCGGCTCGAGGACGCCGGCGTCGACTCGCTGTGGCTGTCCGAGCTCGTCTACTCGCCCGAGGTCGACCCGATGATCGGGATGACGCACGCGCTGGCGCGGACGTCGAAGCTGAAGGTCGGCACCGGCGTCGCGATCCTGCCGGGACGGCACCCGGTGCTGGTCGCCAAGCAGCTGCTCACCCTGGCCGGGCTCGCGCCCAAGCGCGTGCTGCCGGTGTTCGGCCTGCGCCCGGCCCGCGCGGCCGAAGCCGGCCTGTTCCCGGTGCCGCCCGGCCGCCGCGCCGCCGTCTTCGACGAATCGCTCGTGCTGCTGCGCCGGCTGCTGGAGGAGGACGAGGTGTCCTTCGACGGCGAGTTCTTCCAGGTCGACGGCGTCCGCCTCGGCCCGCGCCCGCAGAAGCACCTCGACGTCTGGCTGGGCGGGTCGGCGCCGGCGGCCCTGCGCCGCACGGGCCGCCTCGCGGACGGCTGGCTGGGCAGCTTCCACACGCCGTCGCAGGCCCGCGACGCCCGCATCGCCATCCAGCGGGCCGCGGCGGAGGCGGGCCGCGAAATCGAGGAAGACCACTTCGGGCTCAGCCTCGCGGTGGCCGACCAGGGGATCCCGGCCGCGCTCGCGGCGGCCGCGGCCCGGCGCAACCCCGGTGCGGCGGTGGCGGATCTCGTCGCGACGAGCTGGCCGGAAGCCCGGCGGCTGGTGGAACAGCACATCGAAGCCGGGCTGTCGAAGTTCGTGATCCGGCCCGTGCACGGCGACTTCGACGGCTTCCTGGAGAAGTTCCGGGCGGAGCTGGTGCCGCTGCAGAACTAG